The Salmo salar chromosome ssa06, Ssal_v3.1, whole genome shotgun sequence genome window below encodes:
- the LOC106607411 gene encoding coiled-coil domain-containing protein 103, giving the protein MDIGSTTHKKASQHQWPPVPIIHLLTICDLQCTSALPTGSRIDDSPEVINFSALERELQSAVEADNKYQRENDAKFRALHQKVGTYEAFRDIVLASHLKPLDRKDKAEAPCKQPWNALASADKGQNQTSCDEIGLKPQLSEFQDSVRVQPGLAQVRQ; this is encoded by the exons ATGGACATTGGGAGTACTACACACAAAAAAGCAAGTCAACATCAGTGGCCCCCTGTGCCCATCATCCACCTGCTCACCATCTGTGACCTCCAGTGCACTAGCGCTCTGCCTACCGGCTCTAG GATAGATGACTCTCCTGAGGTTATAAACTTCTCAGCGCTAGAGCGGGAGTTGCAGTCTGCTGTTGAAGCAGACAACAAATATCAAAGAGAAAATGATGCAAAGTTTCGTGCTCTACACCAGAAGGTCGGAACTTATGAGGCGTTTAG GGACATAGTCCTGGCATCCCACCTGAAACCACTGGACAGGAAGGATAAAGCTGAAGCTCCTTGCAAACAGCCCTGGAATGCCCTCGCCTCCGCTGACAAAGGGCAGAACCAGACTAGCTGTGATGAAATAGGCCTAAAG CCTCAGTTGTCAGAGTTCCAGGACAGCGTCAGAGTTCAGCCGGGACTGGCGCAGGTTCGGCAGTGA
- the LOC106607410 gene encoding LOW QUALITY PROTEIN: uncharacterized protein (The sequence of the model RefSeq protein was modified relative to this genomic sequence to represent the inferred CDS: inserted 5 bases in 3 codons; substituted 1 base at 1 genomic stop codon): MTTLLPENYDHTLCSYQPLGETQFRSSLKLKLCSEEEVXKDFQRTSDLTCFYGQIKVRVDLRCQHNTRSSSARSTNNTXCYGAIKYLILKRSTHTQPRESRLVIXMQKIYLFHVCLQNNPNHSLTSAEGLKRRDVSXDTIEKLTKLFEIDHSPSSALKTIKYEVDVHASVDRSICPDLQFCYKSVFSPPTIDRGNASEDTVEIERAPVSDVNGSGTSGKLAEGVTLEEEWMDIFEDLKKRMREDPVSFRPAVASFVSSLKKMKTDSELIAALPNFGITNPGPTAKFYRGRARPTESSVGEHGHGTCSWKRKAPH, translated from the exons ATGACC ACTCTCTTGCCTGAGAACTATGACCACACTTTGTGCTCATACCAACCACTGGGAGAAACACAGTTCAGATCCTCGCTGAAGTTGAAACTGTGCTCTGAGGAAGAGG AGAAGGACTTCCAGAGAACATCAGACTTGACTTGCTTCTACGGGCAAATCAAAGTTCGA GTGGACCTAAGATGCCAGCATAATACAAGGTCCAGTTCAGCCAGAAGTACCAACAACAC TTGTTATGGTGCAATAAAGTACCTCATCTTGAAGAGGTCCACTCATACCCAACCAAGAGAATCAAGATTAGTAATATAAATGCAAAAAAT ATACCTCTTTCATGTCTGTCTACAGAACAACCCCAACCACAGTCTGACAAGTGCTGAGGGACTGAAGAGGAGAGATGTCAG GGACACCATTGAGAAATTGACAAAGCTGTTTGAAATAGACCACTCTCCTTCATCAGCTCTAAAAACGATCAAATATGAGGTGGATGTGCATGCCTCTGTGGATCGCTCCATTTGCCCCGACCTTCAATTCTGCTACAAGTCAGTA TTCTCTCCTCCTACAATAGACCGTGGCAATGCGTCTGAGGACACCGTTGAAATTGAGCGTGCTCCCGTTTCTGATGTTAACGGCTCAG GTACATCTGGAAAACTAGCTGAGGGGGTGACGTTAGAGGAAGAGTGGATGGACATCTTTGAAGACCTCAaaaagaggatgagggaggatccTGTGAGTTTCAGGCCTGCAGTAGCATCCTTCGTTTCCAGCTTAAAGAAGATGAAAACAGACAGTGAACTCATAGCCGCACTACCAAACTTTGGCATAACCAACCCTGGACCAACAGCAAAGTTTTACCGGGGACGGGCACGCCCCACAGAGAGCTCCGTAGGAGAGCATGGACATGGCACATGCAGCTGGAAGAGGAAGGCACCCCATTGA